In a single window of the Primulina huaijiensis isolate GDHJ02 unplaced genomic scaffold, ASM1229523v2 scaffold43279, whole genome shotgun sequence genome:
- the LOC140970020 gene encoding zinc transporter 4, chloroplastic-like, protein MPMSFLEDLLPVIWNGNFRGNIRFYSDLFEQKLSQSMSNTVCGPQDEESEGCRAADYALILKMVAIAAILTAGVCGVAIPLLGKKRRFLRTDSNLFVAAKAFAAGVILATGFVHMLPDATSSLTSPCLPEMPWSKFPFSGFIAMMAALATLLADFIGTQYYARKQDRQSQIVARTDSLDAISESGIIQVEPRGWKSKVFGEEEGGAMHIVGMHAHAAHHRHSHSQEEGACEGRIPEHSHGHSHSYGIGNGDDDAGIRHIVVSQVLELGIVSHSVIIGLSLGVSHSPCTVKPLIGALSFHQFFEGFALGGCISQARFRTLHSTIMACFFALTTPIGISVGIGISSIYNSDSPRALVIEGIFDSISAGILVYMALVDLIAADFLSKRMSCNVRLQVLSYFALFIGATLMSLLALWA, encoded by the exons ATGCCCATGTCATTTCTCGAG GATTTGTTGCCGGTGATCTGGAATGGAAATTTCAGAGGGAACATACGGTTTTACTCGG ACTTGTTTGAACAAAAGCTTTCTCAATCCATGTCCAACACCGTATGTGGCCCTCAAGACGAGGAGTCGGAAGGATGTCGGGCTGCAGACTACGCTCTCATCCTTAAAATGGTGGCGATTGCAGCCATTCTCACTGCGGGAGTCTGTGGTGTGGCCATTCCTCTACTGGGCAAGAAACGCCGGTTCCTAAGGACTGATTCAAATCTCTTTGTAGCTGCCAAAGCATTCGCCGCCGGTGTAATCCTCGCCACAGGATTTGTCCACATGTTACCCGATGCCACATCATCGTTGACGAGCCCTTGTCTTCCGGAAATGCCATGGTCGAAGTTTCCATTTTCTGGTTTTATTGCAATGATGGCTGCATTGGCTACGTTATTAGCTGATTTTATCGGTACTCAGTACTATGCGAGGAAACAGGATAGGCAAAGCCAAATTGTTGCTCGGACTGATTCGTTAGATGCGATTTCTGAATCGGGGATCATTCAAGTTGAGCCAAGGGGGTGGAAAAGTAAAGTGTTTGGAGAAGAAGAAGGTGGTGCGATGCACATTGTGGGAATGCATGCACATGCGGCACATCACAGACACAGCCACTCACAAGAAGAGGGGGCTTGTGAAGGGCGCATTCCAGAGCATTCACACGGTCATTCCCACTCATATGGGATTGGAAACGGAGATGATGACGCGGGCATTAGACACATAGTTGTTTCACAG GTTTTAGAACTTGGGATTGTGTCACATTCTGTGATCATCGGTCTGTCCCTTGGAGTTTCACACAGCCCATGTACTGTTAAACCTTTGATTGGAGCACTCTCATTTCATCAATTCTTCGAGGGCTTCGCTCTAGGAGGCTGCATCTCACAGGCTCGTTTTAGGACCCTTCACTCGACAATAATGGCATGCTTTTTTGCCTTGACGACCCCCATCGGGATTTCTGTAGGGATCGGGATTTCCTCGATTTATAATTCCGACAGCCCTCGAGCTCTAGTTATCGAAGGAATCTTCGACTCAATATCTGCTGGAATTCTTGTGTACATGGCTTTGGTGGATTTGATTGCTGCTGATTTCTTGAGCAAGAGAATGAGCTGCAATGTGAGGCTTCAAGTGTTGTCTTATTTTGCTTTGTTCATAGGTGCCACACTGATGTCTTTACTTGCGTTgtgggcttaa
- the LOC140970015 gene encoding uncharacterized protein: protein MNMNRDPYADLSHLCGIAAFSLPPRPLLLSLPPPPLPPAEHFGPIPHHLLPRYLCYDAPSPELPSSSSSSSSIPYSPPATTTHPSPEPLLLHSPPLCPDFTPHDSPLPSPDITASLANVASSPQLSSPPPPFNYSDSVTAAAPHSETLLRESLISCNRDSPRHMDSPVQQREILPPCVVNYQDTLCFTPERETCSLSASLGVGVSDDENRDSAFTGGYGKRLPSLVKKLALWRKDVILDGEECEKIASFVKLSFSSRGRENILQEPSRKKQRKQEAKSKGVASSFYFTRSKSAGRLF from the exons ATGAACATGAATCGTGACCCCTACGCCGACCTCTCGCATCTCTGCGGCATCGCCGCCTTTTCACTCCCGCCCCGCCCTCTCCTCCTCTCCCTCCCGCCGCCTCCCCTGCCCCCCGCGGAACACTTTGGCCCAATCCCCCACCACCTCCTCCCCCGCTATCTCTGTTACGATGCCCCGTCTCCAGAACtcccttcttcttcttcttcttcttcttccataCCTTATTCACCCCCTGCTACTACTACCCATCCTTCGCCTGAACCTTTGCTACTCCATTCTCCACCACTTTGCCCTGATTTTACTCCTCACGATTCACCACTGCCGTCTCCTGATATTACTGCGTCTCTCGCTAATGTTGCTTCTTCTCCTCAACTTTCGTCTCCGCCACCACCCTTTAACTATAGTGActctgtaactgctgctgctcCTCATTCTGAAACCCTGCTCCGTGAATCACTTATCAGCTGCAACCGAGACTCTCCACGCCATATGGATTCGCCTGTACAACAACGAGAAATTCTCCCTCCGTGTGTTGTCAACTACCAAGATACACTATGCTTTACCCCCGAACGAGAAACGTGTTCTCTCTCTGCGTCACTCGGGGTCGGAGTCTCGGATGATGAAAATCGG GATTCTGCTTTCACTGGTGGGTATGGCAAGCGATTGCCCTCCCTCGTCAAGAAATTGGCATTGTGGCGTAAAGATGTAATTTTGGATGGCGAAGAGTGTGAAAAAATAGCTTCTTTCGTCAAGTTATCTTTTTCTAGCCGTGGTAGGGAGAATATTTTGCAGGAGCCATCAAGAAAGAAGCAAAGGAAGCAGGAGGCTAAATCCAAGGGCGTGGCATCTTCCTTTTACTTTACGCGTAGTAAGTCCGCTGGTCGATTGTTCTAA
- the LOC140970008 gene encoding uncharacterized protein has translation MFEESASAIPSSIWAVINSWFTPTVLFVLLNLTIGTIALTSTFATQKQPQNLQENSSQNEHNQPRISKSSSLLQRLKSINFHPHFSSHDPQNLSNNHKSSTDSDNQFQAQAFETQSHYFFQENPLENLETTPPSQGGYIFERAHVQNPQQTQTHFIFGQKDSTFEDFKPVHVEKGEETELQTMDEVYSHLNGGHFSRTKSDTEPASGEMPAKLPSKMKKSTRLKFPFRHFEEEDAVEARRPATVRENGNAKFTDSDEEVDAKADDFINKFKQQLKLQRLDSIIRGKDTVGRATGGR, from the coding sequence ATGTTTGAAGAATCTGCATCTGCAATACCTTCTTCAATATGGGCAGTCATCAACAGTTGGTTCACTCCCACTGTTCTTTTCGTACTCTTAAATCTCACGATAGGTACAATTGCTCTTACCTCTACTTTTGCCACTCAAAAACAACCCCAAAACCTGCAAGAAAATTCATCTCAAAATGAGCACAACCAGCCCAGAAtctcaaaatcatcctcactTCTCCAGCGTTTGAAATCTATCAATTTCCACCCGCACTTCTCATCTCACGACCCTCAAAATTTGTCTAATAATCACAAATCTAGCACAGATTCCGACAATCAGTTTCAAGCTCAAGCGTTTGAAACACAGTCCCACTATTTTTTCCAAGAGAATCCCTTAGAAAATCTTGAAACAACCCCCCCGTCACAAGGTGGGTACATTTTCGAACGAGCCCATGTACAGAATCCCCAACAAACGCAAACCCATTTCATTTTTGGGCAGAAAGATTCGACCTTTGAAGATTTTAAACCCGTCCATGTAGAGAAAGGTGAAGAAACTGAGTTGCAAACCATGGATGAAGTTTACAGTCACCTAAATGGTGGTCACTTTAGCAGGACTAAATCAGACACGGAACCTGCTTCCGGCGAGATGCCGGCCAAACTTCCCTCAAAAATGAAGAAATCGACGCGCTTGAAATTCCCTTTCCGACATTTTGAAGAAGAGGACGCTGTCGAGGCGCGGCGGCCGGCGACTGTGAGAGAGAACGGGAACGCTAAATTCACCGACAGTGATGAAGAAGTGGATGCAAAAGCTGATGATTTTATTAACAAATTTAAGCAGCAGTTGAAGCTTCAGAGGCTGGACTCCATTATCAGGGGCAAGGACACGGTCGGAAGGGCCACCGGAGGGAGGTAA